In one window of Mobiluncus massiliensis DNA:
- a CDS encoding DUF2304 domain-containing protein — protein sequence MGVFTSVAGLVPASVPTLLAWVAAGQWGIKIVLLIVVAVGLVYVSRLQGARDLALRRILALLFAVLAAVAIIYPPVISAVAAFLGVGRGTDLLLYMLVIVVLATWLVQWRYNIAVQTRLTELTRALALSEARRTDPNDEPKPDTAAADPS from the coding sequence ATGGGTGTTTTCACAAGTGTAGCCGGGCTGGTTCCCGCTTCCGTTCCGACTTTGCTGGCGTGGGTAGCGGCCGGCCAGTGGGGTATCAAGATTGTCCTGTTAATTGTGGTCGCGGTGGGGCTGGTTTATGTGTCTCGCCTCCAAGGAGCCCGCGACCTGGCTTTGCGGCGCATTCTGGCGCTGCTGTTCGCGGTTTTGGCGGCCGTGGCGATTATCTATCCGCCCGTCATTTCCGCGGTCGCGGCGTTCCTCGGCGTAGGACGCGGCACCGATTTATTGCTGTATATGCTGGTCATAGTGGTGTTGGCGACCTGGCTGGTGCAGTGGCGTTACAACATCGCCGTGCAGACGCGCCTGACCGAGCTGACTCGAGCGCTGGCTCTGTCTGAGGCGCGGCGTACCGACCCTAACGACGAGCCAAAACCCGATACCGCAGCCGCAGACCCCAGCTAA
- a CDS encoding acyltransferase, translated as MEEFDLVRKAAMGRIVETAQIAPSAAIGADCSIWDYAQVREEAVLGENCIVGRGAYIDAGVKVGANCKIQNYALVYEPAVLEDGVFVGPAAVLTNDQWPRAINPDGTLKSATDWEAVGVTLRHGCAIGARAVCIAPVTVGQWATVGSGAVVSRDVPDYALVVGVPARQIGWVGRAGVRLEAVEGKAGCWRCPVTGQTYTETDGTLTLDEV; from the coding sequence ATGGAGGAGTTTGATTTGGTCAGAAAGGCAGCTATGGGTCGCATCGTTGAAACCGCCCAAATTGCGCCGTCGGCTGCAATCGGTGCCGACTGCTCGATTTGGGATTACGCCCAAGTCCGCGAAGAAGCGGTGCTGGGAGAAAACTGCATCGTGGGACGCGGAGCCTACATCGACGCCGGCGTGAAAGTCGGCGCGAATTGCAAGATTCAAAACTATGCCCTGGTTTATGAACCGGCGGTGCTGGAAGACGGCGTGTTCGTCGGGCCGGCCGCGGTCTTAACCAATGACCAGTGGCCGCGGGCTATCAACCCGGACGGCACCTTAAAATCCGCAACCGACTGGGAAGCTGTAGGGGTGACGTTGCGCCACGGCTGCGCCATCGGGGCTCGGGCAGTGTGCATCGCCCCGGTTACCGTGGGGCAGTGGGCCACAGTCGGTTCCGGCGCGGTGGTCAGCCGTGACGTTCCCGATTACGCCCTGGTGGTGGGCGTTCCGGCTCGCCAGATTGGGTGGGTAGGGCGCGCCGGGGTGCGCCTCGAAGCGGTGGAAGGCAAAGCCGGGTGCTGGCGGTGTCCCGTGACTGGACAGACCTATACCGAAACTGACGGAACGCTGACTTTGGACGAAGTCTGA
- a CDS encoding glycosyltransferase family 2 protein: MSNSSAAPTSPAPMPGVARPAIRVVTVAYHCGEGIRGLLQSLPEASHQAIHVVVVDNSENCDTTVAALCQEFGAEYRSLPDNPGFGAGNNFGSDFGGSEPWLLFANPDLRLTPGAVDTLIAAAESHPAAAIVGPALVDETGTRYPTGRSFPYISIGIGHALLGRVWPGNPWTRRYWGSSWRGTDAVEVDWVSGACILIRRSDWEQLGGFDPAYFMYFEDVDLAWRARRFLGRGALFVGSAVAIHEQGATTGNKTLGAGQKRNLRVLQAHHDSARIFLDRLYVNQPYALPLLMLISWGLRLRYRVLARR; the protein is encoded by the coding sequence GTGTCGAATTCGTCCGCAGCACCCACCAGTCCGGCCCCGATGCCCGGTGTCGCCCGCCCGGCTATTCGCGTGGTCACGGTCGCTTATCACTGCGGGGAGGGAATACGCGGACTGTTACAGAGTCTTCCTGAGGCTTCCCACCAGGCAATTCACGTCGTGGTGGTGGACAACTCAGAGAACTGTGATACCACGGTGGCGGCTCTCTGCCAAGAATTCGGGGCGGAATACCGGTCCTTGCCGGACAATCCGGGATTCGGGGCGGGCAACAATTTTGGTTCCGATTTCGGGGGCAGTGAGCCGTGGCTATTATTCGCTAACCCGGATTTGCGCCTGACCCCCGGCGCTGTGGACACCCTGATTGCTGCCGCCGAGTCTCATCCCGCGGCGGCGATAGTCGGCCCGGCCCTGGTGGACGAAACCGGTACACGCTACCCCACCGGCCGGTCTTTTCCCTATATTTCCATCGGAATCGGCCACGCGCTGCTGGGGCGAGTGTGGCCGGGAAACCCGTGGACTCGCCGGTATTGGGGGTCGTCTTGGCGGGGGACTGACGCAGTCGAGGTGGACTGGGTCAGCGGGGCTTGCATCCTGATTCGCCGCTCAGATTGGGAGCAGCTGGGCGGTTTTGACCCGGCATACTTTATGTACTTTGAGGACGTGGACTTGGCTTGGCGGGCGCGGCGTTTCCTGGGGCGCGGGGCGCTGTTCGTGGGCAGCGCCGTGGCGATACACGAACAGGGGGCTACGACCGGCAACAAGACCTTGGGGGCGGGTCAGAAACGAAACTTGCGGGTCTTGCAGGCTCACCACGATTCGGCGCGGATTTTCCTGGACCGGCTCTATGTGAACCAGCCGTATGCCTTGCCGCTGCTGATGTTGATTAGCTGGGGTCTGCGGCTGCGGTATCGGGTTTTGGCTCGTCGTTAG
- a CDS encoding glycosyltransferase family 2 protein produces the protein MVIPIYNEGPVITEVLQEAKKTFPHLICVDDGSSDDSAALAREAGATVLTHAINLGQGAALQTGITYFLQATDLPYAATFDADGQHQTDDVVAMWNRAKTDQLDIIFGSRFLSETQEMGAAKRIVLKTAAWATARTTHMLLTDAHNGLRLLSRRAAGTLALKQNRMAHASEIVAQLGKSGLPWAEMPVHIRYTDYSKAKGQSLWNSVNIVMDLVMGVR, from the coding sequence TTGGTCATCCCTATCTATAACGAAGGCCCCGTCATCACCGAAGTTCTCCAGGAGGCCAAAAAAACTTTCCCCCACCTCATCTGCGTTGACGACGGTTCCAGCGACGACTCAGCCGCCCTAGCTCGTGAGGCCGGAGCCACCGTCCTGACTCACGCCATCAACCTGGGACAAGGCGCCGCCCTGCAAACCGGCATCACCTACTTCCTGCAAGCTACCGACCTGCCCTACGCGGCAACTTTTGACGCCGATGGGCAACACCAAACTGATGATGTCGTTGCCATGTGGAACCGCGCGAAAACGGATCAGCTCGACATTATCTTTGGTTCCCGGTTTCTGTCCGAGACCCAAGAGATGGGCGCCGCGAAACGTATCGTGCTGAAAACCGCCGCTTGGGCGACCGCCCGCACCACCCATATGTTGCTGACTGACGCTCACAACGGACTGCGCTTGCTGTCGCGCCGGGCAGCAGGAACGCTGGCACTAAAGCAAAACCGCATGGCTCACGCTTCGGAAATCGTGGCGCAACTGGGCAAAAGCGGGCTGCCGTGGGCGGAAATGCCGGTGCACATCCGCTACACCGACTATTCCAAAGCCAAGGGACAATCCCTGTGGAACTCGGTAAACATCGTCATGGATTTAGTGATGGGGGTGCGCTGA
- a CDS encoding LCP family protein: MSSKHHPVASHAAALTRPRRGLRIFSLVVLFLAIFSLSFAGLVNADISSWTKKVNVNAFLEDDRREKDLPEDSFANRDLNVLVIGSDYRAQKEYDEMGRRITGMRSDTTLVAHISADRTRVEVMSIPRDLMVKRPACQRADGKTEPASQGLVQFNSVFALLGQDEDVAAATACTLKTVEQLTGIFLDEFVVVNFDGFQDMVAALGGVPICLEEKMKDSKGTIDLPAGCQTLNSQQALGFARARYGVGDGSDISRIGRQQQLIGAMMKEAKSRNMLTDLPTLYAFMKAGMRSLTTSQSFGNAQNLGGLALSLSKVKPDNIRFYTLPFGEYAPDRARVAVADNAVEMFDALRLDKPVPSIFPYQDMNGGLHEPSEQASSLSPDSASSGGSAPSQGSSTGRTEGSPSRGTSGANSAHLGQTGGTTNSNSVGNAASSPEAPAHNPGTAGHPNSANTSETEGNSANNAPSGETSGGSGTWQDTQQ; the protein is encoded by the coding sequence GTGTCATCAAAGCACCACCCTGTTGCTTCCCACGCCGCCGCTCTAACTCGCCCGCGGCGAGGACTACGCATTTTTAGCCTTGTGGTACTGTTCTTGGCGATTTTCAGCCTGAGCTTCGCGGGTCTGGTCAATGCCGATATTTCCTCGTGGACCAAGAAAGTCAATGTGAACGCTTTCCTCGAGGACGATCGCCGAGAGAAAGACCTCCCGGAGGACAGCTTCGCGAACCGAGACTTGAACGTGCTGGTCATCGGGTCGGACTACCGGGCGCAAAAGGAATATGACGAGATGGGCCGGCGGATTACCGGGATGCGCTCGGATACGACCTTGGTGGCGCATATCAGCGCGGACCGCACCCGCGTGGAGGTCATGTCTATCCCGCGCGACCTGATGGTGAAGCGCCCGGCTTGCCAACGCGCTGACGGAAAAACCGAGCCCGCCAGCCAAGGTCTGGTCCAGTTCAACTCCGTTTTTGCCCTGCTGGGACAGGATGAGGACGTGGCTGCGGCTACGGCCTGCACCTTAAAAACTGTGGAGCAGCTGACCGGGATTTTCCTTGACGAATTTGTGGTCGTGAACTTTGACGGTTTCCAAGACATGGTGGCGGCTCTGGGCGGGGTGCCGATTTGCCTGGAAGAAAAGATGAAGGACAGCAAGGGCACCATTGACCTTCCAGCCGGGTGCCAAACGTTGAATTCCCAACAGGCTCTCGGTTTTGCCCGCGCCCGCTACGGGGTGGGGGACGGCTCGGACATTTCCCGGATTGGACGCCAACAGCAACTCATCGGCGCCATGATGAAAGAAGCCAAGAGCCGCAATATGCTCACCGATTTGCCGACTTTATACGCCTTCATGAAAGCGGGAATGAGGTCCCTGACCACCTCGCAAAGTTTTGGCAATGCTCAAAATCTGGGCGGTTTGGCGCTGTCCCTATCGAAAGTCAAGCCCGACAATATCCGCTTTTACACCCTGCCTTTCGGGGAATATGCTCCCGACCGGGCGCGCGTGGCGGTGGCGGATAATGCCGTGGAAATGTTCGATGCCTTACGTTTGGACAAGCCGGTTCCCTCCATTTTCCCCTACCAGGACATGAATGGGGGACTTCACGAGCCCAGTGAGCAGGCCTCCTCACTTTCGCCCGATTCCGCCAGTTCCGGTGGGTCTGCCCCTTCACAAGGGAGTAGCACCGGTCGCACTGAAGGGTCGCCTTCCCGGGGGACGAGCGGGGCAAATTCCGCTCACCTTGGGCAAACCGGGGGAACAACGAATAGCAACTCTGTCGGCAACGCCGCGAGCAGCCCGGAAGCCCCGGCACACAACCCCGGCACCGCGGGCCATCCGAACTCGGCAAACACCAGCGAAACGGAAGGAAATTCTGCCAATAACGCCCCATCCGGAGAAACGTCCGGGGGCAGCGGCACTTGGCAGGACACCCAGCAATGA
- a CDS encoding cell wall-binding repeat-containing protein: MPKYVILGALSALCLLASPAFAAPTSGGDTAPSETYSTNFSAVSSLPGLSGSELGDHVAQFQASLRGEVPHLGRGGLVTQSRHVESNPSTGTKQQISRVDLKSAVSLVAVQWPANGPQPLALLGRYLQGGAWSTWQTIGDDFESSRDGSIAASEPWIVSNAAKAEVAVVLPKSAVGFQPKVEVIDPGTRQADQNYALNDQGHTHAFVSAKTPTLVTPGQASGPDGGDPNATKDNQDDAGNKVIPPSNVENEWTKVPATGQPSTLYTRADWGANESWRSWRAYRGEVTGAVVHHTATANDYSPEAVPSILRSIYRYHAISLKWGDIGYNVLVDNFGRAWQGRAGDFWHYNTVGAHASGVNSWTFGISVLGNYTDFRPSDAAVDTVSRVIAYKLKPTGLDPLELQTTIHKGKGTITAPVISGHRDVGATACPGNAFYAFLPTLRQMVAEYISQPSDPIKVPDYAQLQQNQINSGVPLALAGADRVGTSIEIARHAFPQGSRTVYLANAVNTADALAGGSLTDGPIVLVSAKRDAQAAVANYVREAKATKVVALGGPGAVSNAALNAAAGGVATERIGGGDRVETSALIARHAAETRPASAVFLAEMSQGIDALAAGSLTAGPVILVPTNGKLPSVVTQTIAAINPAKVVALGGPGAVSNRILSQASAGRASERIFGADRYETAREISKYQFPQGSAQVYLASGKNPVDAVAGGVLTDGPILLLPNARGKSLNGSIAAEIVRLQAHTATALGGPGAVAQEQINQVFVTLQSIGATPTPSAK; the protein is encoded by the coding sequence ATGCCTAAGTACGTCATCTTGGGGGCGCTGTCCGCCCTGTGTCTTTTGGCCAGTCCAGCTTTCGCGGCCCCGACCTCCGGGGGAGATACGGCGCCGAGCGAGACTTACAGTACAAATTTTTCAGCCGTGTCCTCCTTGCCCGGTTTAAGCGGGTCAGAACTCGGTGACCATGTTGCGCAATTCCAGGCCTCCCTGCGCGGAGAGGTGCCCCATTTGGGCCGCGGCGGTCTGGTGACCCAGTCTCGACACGTCGAATCCAACCCGAGCACCGGTACAAAGCAGCAGATATCGCGCGTAGACCTGAAGTCCGCAGTGTCGTTGGTGGCGGTGCAGTGGCCGGCGAACGGACCCCAACCTTTGGCGCTACTGGGTCGTTACCTGCAGGGTGGTGCCTGGTCAACCTGGCAAACTATTGGCGACGACTTCGAGTCCAGCCGGGACGGTTCCATCGCTGCCAGCGAGCCGTGGATTGTGTCCAATGCGGCCAAAGCCGAAGTGGCTGTGGTGTTGCCCAAATCAGCGGTGGGATTCCAACCCAAAGTTGAGGTCATCGACCCCGGTACGCGTCAAGCCGACCAAAACTACGCCCTGAACGATCAAGGACACACTCATGCCTTCGTTTCTGCGAAAACACCTACCCTCGTCACTCCGGGCCAAGCTAGCGGACCGGACGGCGGCGACCCGAACGCTACCAAGGACAACCAGGATGACGCCGGCAACAAAGTCATTCCTCCCTCGAACGTAGAAAACGAATGGACGAAAGTGCCTGCTACCGGCCAGCCCTCCACCTTGTACACGCGGGCAGACTGGGGCGCTAACGAATCTTGGCGGAGCTGGCGAGCCTACCGCGGCGAGGTGACGGGAGCGGTCGTGCACCATACAGCCACCGCCAACGACTACAGCCCCGAAGCGGTTCCCAGCATCCTGCGTTCCATCTATCGTTACCACGCCATCAGTCTGAAGTGGGGAGACATCGGCTACAACGTGCTGGTGGATAACTTCGGACGCGCTTGGCAGGGGCGTGCTGGCGATTTCTGGCACTACAACACTGTCGGTGCTCATGCTTCGGGCGTGAATTCTTGGACTTTCGGGATTTCCGTGCTGGGCAATTACACGGATTTCCGCCCCTCGGACGCGGCGGTAGACACGGTGTCTCGCGTTATTGCCTACAAACTGAAGCCCACCGGCCTGGATCCCCTGGAACTTCAGACCACGATTCACAAGGGCAAAGGAACTATTACCGCGCCGGTCATCTCGGGACACCGTGACGTCGGTGCCACCGCCTGCCCCGGCAACGCCTTTTACGCGTTCCTGCCGACGTTGCGCCAGATGGTCGCGGAATACATTTCCCAACCGAGCGACCCGATTAAAGTGCCCGACTATGCCCAACTCCAGCAAAACCAGATTAATTCCGGCGTTCCGTTAGCTTTGGCTGGTGCAGATCGGGTGGGCACCTCTATTGAGATTGCCCGTCATGCTTTCCCGCAAGGCTCGCGCACGGTCTACCTGGCCAACGCGGTCAATACCGCTGACGCGCTGGCCGGCGGGTCGCTCACGGATGGCCCGATTGTGCTGGTATCAGCTAAACGGGACGCTCAAGCGGCGGTCGCGAACTATGTACGAGAAGCGAAAGCTACGAAGGTGGTTGCTTTGGGCGGTCCCGGAGCGGTGAGCAACGCGGCCTTGAATGCCGCGGCGGGAGGTGTGGCTACCGAGCGTATCGGGGGCGGCGACCGGGTGGAGACTTCTGCCCTCATTGCCCGACACGCCGCGGAAACCCGGCCAGCTAGTGCCGTGTTCCTGGCGGAAATGTCACAAGGGATAGACGCGTTAGCGGCCGGTTCGTTGACGGCTGGGCCGGTCATTCTGGTTCCCACCAACGGCAAGCTGCCCTCGGTCGTGACCCAGACGATTGCGGCCATAAACCCGGCCAAAGTGGTGGCTTTGGGCGGGCCGGGCGCGGTCTCGAATCGGATTTTGTCCCAAGCCTCCGCCGGGCGTGCCTCGGAGCGTATCTTTGGGGCCGACCGCTACGAGACTGCCCGTGAAATCAGTAAATATCAGTTCCCGCAAGGCTCCGCGCAGGTCTACCTGGCTTCTGGAAAGAACCCGGTTGACGCGGTAGCTGGCGGAGTGCTGACGGACGGGCCGATTCTGCTACTGCCCAACGCCCGAGGGAAATCTTTGAACGGGAGCATCGCTGCTGAGATTGTGCGTCTCCAGGCGCACACGGCCACGGCCCTGGGTGGACCCGGCGCGGTGGCACAGGAGCAAATTAACCAGGTCTTTGTGACCTTGCAATCCATCGGCGCCACCCCGACACCCAGCGCCAAATAG